From Halobacillus sp. Marseille-Q1614, the proteins below share one genomic window:
- the istB gene encoding IS21-like element helper ATPase IstB, translated as MTNENTIMKLNEMRLNAMADTYINQRSNPDYQDLSFDDRFSLLVDIEYSKRKSNKMDRLIRNANFRYSQACVEDIEYHPDRKLDKPSILRLADCQYIEDNHNVMILGASGNGKSYLSNALGVSACRKYYKVKYVRLPDLLEELAVARGQGIFQKTIKQYKKVDLLILDEWLLSPLQDTQERDLLEIVESRHQSASTIFCSQFAPEGWYERIGESTIADAILDRIVHDSYSILIDGKVSMRERHGIQK; from the coding sequence ATGACAAATGAAAATACAATAATGAAATTGAATGAAATGAGGCTAAATGCCATGGCCGATACTTATATTAACCAACGTTCAAATCCGGATTATCAAGACTTATCATTCGATGATCGTTTTAGTTTATTAGTCGACATTGAGTATTCTAAAAGAAAGAGTAATAAGATGGATCGTTTAATCAGAAATGCAAACTTTCGATATAGCCAGGCGTGTGTCGAAGACATCGAGTATCATCCAGATAGAAAATTAGATAAGCCCTCAATTCTTCGTCTTGCCGATTGCCAGTATATCGAAGATAATCATAACGTCATGATCTTAGGAGCCTCTGGAAATGGTAAGTCTTATCTTTCTAATGCTTTAGGAGTTTCTGCTTGTAGAAAGTACTATAAGGTTAAATATGTTAGACTCCCAGATTTATTAGAAGAACTTGCCGTAGCCCGGGGACAAGGCATCTTTCAAAAGACGATCAAGCAGTATAAAAAAGTCGATTTACTAATATTAGATGAGTGGTTATTGTCACCTTTACAAGATACACAGGAAAGGGATTTACTAGAAATTGTAGAAAGTAGACATCAATCGGCTTCAACAATTTTTTGTTCCCAATTTGCGCCTGAAGGATGGTATGAACGCATTGGAGAATCAACGATAGCAGACGCTATATTAGACAGAATTGTTCATGATTCCTATTCAATACTTATCGATGGGAAAGTATCCATGAGAGAGCGACATGGTATACAGAAATAA
- the istA gene encoding IS21 family transposase → MVKYREILRLYSQGMSKRSIAASCGCSRNTITSVLDRAAVCDISWPLSDEVTDGDLQNFLFPEKSKVQNHRMPDYEYVHTELAKKGVTLTLLWEEYCRVCYQADETPYMYTQFCFHYRKYANTTKATLRIKRKPGELMEVDWAGQTAFLKDNISGEKIPAYIFVAKLPCSQYTYVEAFLSQNLENWITAHIHAFQFYGGVTNMIVPDNLRTGVDRSNYWDPKINRSYYEMAEYYGTAVVPARVRQPRDKASVEGNVGVVSTWIIAALRNETFFSLKELNLAIQMKLKEFNEKSFQKKTGSRQIAFHEEEKFALLPLPFKQYELATWKTATVPLDYHIVVDEIHYSVPYEYVKHKVDIRATTTVIEIFFNHLRIASHMRKTGLNKDPSTIPEHMPDNHRMYVEWDKAHIFDWADKVGNHTKLVMESVFKSYRVERQAQKICMGIVKLADRYSLERLEEACRQALTYSPSPRLNSIKTILKQGTDKSFNTSNTKKTTKPSGAFGFTRGAEYFGGKQNDK, encoded by the coding sequence TTGGTAAAATACCGGGAGATCTTACGGCTATACAGCCAGGGAATGAGTAAAAGAAGCATTGCTGCTAGTTGTGGGTGCTCCAGGAATACGATCACATCAGTTCTTGACAGAGCTGCAGTTTGTGATATTTCCTGGCCATTGTCAGACGAAGTAACGGATGGTGACTTACAGAATTTTCTCTTTCCAGAGAAGTCCAAAGTTCAAAACCATCGTATGCCTGATTATGAATACGTTCATACTGAGCTGGCGAAAAAAGGAGTGACATTGACTCTCTTATGGGAGGAGTACTGTAGAGTTTGTTATCAAGCTGATGAAACGCCTTATATGTACACTCAATTCTGTTTTCACTATCGAAAATACGCAAACACAACGAAAGCTACTTTAAGGATCAAACGAAAGCCTGGAGAGTTGATGGAAGTTGATTGGGCAGGTCAAACAGCTTTTCTAAAAGATAATATTTCAGGAGAAAAAATACCAGCCTATATTTTCGTCGCTAAACTTCCTTGTAGTCAATACACATATGTGGAAGCATTTCTGTCACAGAACCTCGAAAACTGGATTACAGCTCATATTCATGCCTTTCAATTTTATGGAGGGGTAACGAATATGATTGTGCCAGATAATTTGAGGACAGGGGTGGATCGATCTAACTATTGGGATCCCAAAATTAATCGCTCTTATTATGAGATGGCAGAGTATTATGGAACCGCAGTAGTTCCTGCTCGAGTCCGACAACCCAGAGACAAAGCTAGTGTAGAAGGAAATGTAGGTGTTGTATCAACTTGGATTATCGCGGCTTTAAGAAATGAAACCTTCTTTTCACTCAAAGAGTTGAATTTAGCCATTCAAATGAAATTGAAAGAGTTCAATGAAAAGTCATTTCAGAAAAAAACAGGTAGTAGACAAATTGCTTTCCATGAGGAAGAAAAATTTGCTCTACTACCACTACCGTTTAAACAGTACGAACTAGCTACCTGGAAAACAGCTACCGTACCTCTTGATTATCACATAGTCGTAGACGAAATTCATTACTCGGTTCCCTATGAATATGTCAAACACAAAGTGGACATCAGAGCGACCACAACGGTGATTGAAATATTCTTTAATCACCTTCGTATCGCCTCACATATGAGAAAAACAGGATTAAATAAAGATCCTTCCACTATTCCTGAACATATGCCTGACAATCATCGAATGTATGTAGAGTGGGATAAGGCCCATATATTCGATTGGGCAGATAAAGTCGGAAATCATACCAAGCTTGTAATGGAATCTGTATTTAAGTCCTATAGGGTGGAACGCCAAGCCCAAAAAATTTGTATGGGGATTGTTAAACTTGCCGATCGCTATTCGCTAGAACGTTTAGAAGAGGCGTGCCGTCAGGCACTGACTTATTCACCTTCTCCAAGATTAAACAGTATAAAGACTATTTTAAAACAAGGAACAGATAAAAGTTTTAATACCTCAAATACGAAGAAAACAACTAAACCGTCTGGTGCTTTTGGCTTTACTAGAGGTGCCGAATACTTTGGAGGAAAACAAAATGACAAATGA